One Brassica napus cultivar Da-Ae chromosome C4, Da-Ae, whole genome shotgun sequence genomic region harbors:
- the LOC111213958 gene encoding NDR1/HIN1-like protein 6 isoform X1: MADYQMKPVLQKPPGYRDPNTPSPQPPPPPPPVAARPQPPPMRKPAAGMPSSFRPKRKRGNCFKSCCCCVCITIVLLVFLFLIATAIFYLWFDPKLPTFSLSSFRLDGFKLSDDPDGSSLSAAAVARVEMRNPNAKLVFYYGDTAVDMSIGNGNDETQMGDTTINGFRQGPKNSTSVKVETAVKNMLVDRGLAMRLASKFQSKDLVINVVAKTKVGLGVGGMKIGMLAVNLRCGGVSLNKLDTDSPKCILNTLKCKEERKTPGVI; this comes from the exons ATGGCAGATTATCAAATGAAACCAGTTCTTCAAAAACCACCAGGCTACAGAGATCCAAACACGCCCTCTCCtcaacctcctcctcctccacctcccGTGGCAGCCAGACCCCAACCACCACCCATGAGAAAACCCGCCGCCGGGATGCCTTCCTCCTTCCGACCAAAGCGCAAACGCGGAAACTGCTTCAAATCCTGCTGCTGCTGCGTCTGCATCACCATCGTCCTCCTCGTCTTCCTCTTCCTAATCGCCACCGCCATCTTCTACCTCTGGTTCGACCCCAAGCTCCCCACCTTCAGCCTCTCCTCCTTCCGCCTCGACGGCTTCAAACTCTCCGACGACCCCGACGGCTCCTCCCTCTCCGCCGCCGCCGTGGCCCGCGTCGAGATGAGGAACCCCAACGCCAAGCTCGTTTTCTACTACGGCGACACCGCCGTGGACATGAGCATCGGTAATGGAAACGACGAGACTCAAATGGGTGACACGACGATTAATGGATTCAGACAAGGCCCCAAGAACTCGACTAGCGTGAAGGTGGAGACGGCGGTGAAGAACATGCTCGTGGACAGAGGGCTGGCTATGAGACTAGCGTCCAAGTTTCAGAGTAAAGATTTGGTGATTAATGTTGTTGCCAAGACAAAAGTTGGATTAGGTGTCGGAGGGATGAAGATCGGGATGCTCGCTGTTAATTTGAGATGCGGTGGTGTTAGTTTGAACAAGCTTGATACTGATTCGCCTAAATGCATCCTTAATACACTCAAATG TAAGGAGGAAAGGAAGACTCCAGGGGTGATTTGA
- the LOC111213958 gene encoding NDR1/HIN1-like protein 6 isoform X2, with protein MADYQMKPVLQKPPGYRDPNTPSPQPPPPPPPVAARPQPPPMRKPAAGMPSSFRPKRKRGNCFKSCCCCVCITIVLLVFLFLIATAIFYLWFDPKLPTFSLSSFRLDGFKLSDDPDGSSLSAAAVARVEMRNPNAKLVFYYGDTAVDMSIGNGNDETQMGDTTINGFRQGPKNSTSVKVETAVKNMLVDRGLAMRLASKFQSKDLVINVVAKTKVGLGVGGMKIGMLAVNLRCGGVSLNKLDTDSPKCILNTLKWVNLK; from the exons ATGGCAGATTATCAAATGAAACCAGTTCTTCAAAAACCACCAGGCTACAGAGATCCAAACACGCCCTCTCCtcaacctcctcctcctccacctcccGTGGCAGCCAGACCCCAACCACCACCCATGAGAAAACCCGCCGCCGGGATGCCTTCCTCCTTCCGACCAAAGCGCAAACGCGGAAACTGCTTCAAATCCTGCTGCTGCTGCGTCTGCATCACCATCGTCCTCCTCGTCTTCCTCTTCCTAATCGCCACCGCCATCTTCTACCTCTGGTTCGACCCCAAGCTCCCCACCTTCAGCCTCTCCTCCTTCCGCCTCGACGGCTTCAAACTCTCCGACGACCCCGACGGCTCCTCCCTCTCCGCCGCCGCCGTGGCCCGCGTCGAGATGAGGAACCCCAACGCCAAGCTCGTTTTCTACTACGGCGACACCGCCGTGGACATGAGCATCGGTAATGGAAACGACGAGACTCAAATGGGTGACACGACGATTAATGGATTCAGACAAGGCCCCAAGAACTCGACTAGCGTGAAGGTGGAGACGGCGGTGAAGAACATGCTCGTGGACAGAGGGCTGGCTATGAGACTAGCGTCCAAGTTTCAGAGTAAAGATTTGGTGATTAATGTTGTTGCCAAGACAAAAGTTGGATTAGGTGTCGGAGGGATGAAGATCGGGATGCTCGCTGTTAATTTGAGATGCGGTGGTGTTAGTTTGAACAAGCTTGATACTGATTCGCCTAAATGCATCCTTAATACACTCAAATG GGTGAATCTAAAGTAA